In one Pseudomonas tensinigenes genomic region, the following are encoded:
- a CDS encoding ShlB/FhaC/HecB family hemolysin secretion/activation protein: MSSPALVARLCVALLCLSPLQNAVAAPTPGDTDLIRDRQNRLLEEQQRRLEELKDLPGKDAKPAQPAAPTDTRCFPIKDIELKGADSLSDREKTRLLKPYIGECLGVPQLNELLKVITDHYIEKGLVTSRAYLPQQDLSSGHLQVLVVEGKLEGMKGAENSQLSERELAMAFPGKTGELVNLREIEQMVDQLNRLPSNQAKMELAPGQNVGGSAVLVTNTPQKPWRVGLSRNNDGQRSTGEQQWGTTFDWDSPLGLADQLSLRGGHDAMTDHQHTSNNAMLNYSLPWGWWTFSYTYSQSEYRSQIAANGYNFKQTGDSENHQLRAERVIHRDAVSKTSLSAGLSYLRTNNFIEDSKLKLSSNRISEAQFGFNHGRRVGSAFVNFDAGMQQGIGAFDAQGSHDPGPGEPDARYRKYTATLSYLQPFKVWGESFSFSSLMTGQRSEDVLFSPQRTSLGGSSSIRGYKDQSLSGDSGGYWRNDLRWSRPVTIEWLQPVFSEYGTSLGYDQGVIRGDRYNGDQHGRMSSNSLDLFASGKHLSAVVTFAHSLERPDALTEREAPIYFRIDFFI; this comes from the coding sequence ATGTCCTCACCCGCCCTCGTGGCGAGGTTGTGCGTAGCGTTGCTGTGCCTGTCTCCACTTCAGAACGCCGTCGCCGCACCGACTCCCGGTGACACCGACCTTATCCGTGACCGGCAGAACCGCCTGCTCGAAGAACAGCAGCGGCGCCTGGAAGAACTCAAGGATCTGCCCGGCAAGGATGCCAAGCCTGCGCAACCGGCAGCCCCCACCGATACCCGCTGTTTCCCGATCAAAGACATCGAGCTCAAGGGCGCGGACAGTCTGTCGGATCGCGAAAAGACGCGTCTGCTCAAACCCTATATCGGTGAATGCCTCGGCGTGCCGCAGCTCAACGAGCTGCTCAAAGTCATCACCGATCACTACATCGAGAAAGGTCTGGTCACCAGCCGCGCCTACTTGCCGCAGCAGGATCTGTCCAGCGGGCACCTGCAAGTGCTGGTGGTCGAAGGCAAGCTCGAAGGCATGAAAGGCGCGGAAAACAGCCAGCTCTCGGAGCGCGAACTGGCCATGGCCTTTCCCGGCAAAACCGGTGAACTGGTCAACCTGCGCGAGATCGAGCAAATGGTCGATCAGCTCAACCGCCTGCCATCGAATCAGGCAAAAATGGAGCTGGCGCCCGGCCAGAACGTCGGCGGCAGTGCAGTGCTGGTCACCAACACTCCACAGAAGCCATGGCGAGTCGGGCTGTCACGCAACAACGACGGCCAGCGCAGCACCGGTGAACAGCAATGGGGCACCACGTTTGACTGGGACAGCCCGCTTGGCCTGGCGGATCAGTTGAGCCTGCGCGGCGGTCATGATGCGATGACTGACCATCAACACACCTCCAATAACGCCATGCTCAATTACAGCTTGCCGTGGGGCTGGTGGACATTCAGCTACACCTACAGCCAGAGCGAATACCGCTCGCAAATCGCCGCCAATGGTTACAACTTCAAGCAGACCGGCGACAGCGAAAACCATCAGTTGCGCGCCGAGCGGGTGATCCACCGCGACGCCGTCAGCAAAACCTCGCTCAGCGCTGGCCTGTCGTATCTGCGCACCAACAACTTCATCGAAGACAGCAAACTCAAACTGAGCAGCAACCGCATCAGCGAAGCACAGTTTGGCTTCAACCACGGCCGCCGTGTCGGCAGTGCGTTCGTCAACTTTGACGCGGGCATGCAACAAGGCATTGGCGCTTTCGACGCGCAAGGCAGCCATGATCCTGGCCCCGGTGAGCCGGACGCGCGGTACCGCAAATACACCGCGACTCTGAGTTACCTGCAACCGTTCAAGGTCTGGGGCGAGTCGTTCAGTTTCAGCAGCCTGATGACCGGCCAGCGTAGCGAGGACGTGCTGTTCAGCCCGCAACGCACCAGCCTTGGCGGCTCGTCGTCGATTCGTGGTTACAAGGATCAATCGCTGTCGGGCGACAGCGGTGGTTACTGGCGCAACGATCTGCGCTGGTCGCGTCCGGTGACCATCGAATGGCTGCAACCGGTGTTCTCCGAATACGGCACCAGCCTGGGTTACGACCAGGGTGTGATCCGTGGCGATCGCTACAACGGCGATCAGCACGGGCGTATGTCGAGCAATTCACTGGACCTGTTCGCCAGTGGCAAACACCTGTCCGCCGTGGTGACGTTTGCTCATTCCCTCGAGCGCCCGGATGCATTGACCGAGCGTGAAGCACCGATCTATTTCCGCATTGATTTCTTCATCTAA
- a CDS encoding alpha/beta fold hydrolase, which translates to MSTFTTQDGTEIYYKDWGSGKPVLFSHGWPLDADMWEYQMEYLSSRGYRTIAFDRRGFGRSDQPWTGYDYDTFADDIAQLINHLDLRDVTLVGFSMGGGDISRYIARHGSERVAGVVLLGAVTPLFGKKADFPQGVDTSVFDGIKAGLLQDRAQFIADFAAPFYGTNQGQKVSDGVLAQTLNIALLASLKGTVDCVTAFSETDFRPDMAQIDVPTLVIHGDGDQIVPFETTGKQAAAQIKGAELKVYAGAPHGFVVTHAQALNEDLLAFLNR; encoded by the coding sequence ATGAGCACCTTCACCACGCAAGACGGTACCGAGATCTACTACAAGGATTGGGGCAGCGGTAAACCCGTGCTGTTCAGCCATGGCTGGCCGCTGGATGCCGACATGTGGGAATACCAGATGGAATACCTGAGCAGCCGTGGCTATCGCACCATTGCCTTCGATCGCCGTGGTTTCGGCCGTTCCGATCAGCCGTGGACCGGGTATGACTACGACACTTTCGCCGATGACATCGCGCAACTGATCAACCACCTGGACCTGCGTGACGTGACGCTGGTGGGCTTCTCCATGGGCGGCGGCGATATCAGCCGTTACATCGCTCGTCATGGCAGCGAACGCGTTGCCGGTGTCGTATTGCTGGGCGCGGTGACGCCGCTGTTCGGCAAGAAAGCCGATTTCCCGCAAGGTGTCGACACCTCGGTGTTCGACGGTATCAAGGCTGGCTTGTTGCAGGATCGTGCGCAGTTCATCGCTGACTTCGCCGCGCCGTTCTATGGCACCAATCAAGGCCAGAAAGTCTCTGACGGCGTGCTCGCGCAAACACTCAACATTGCGCTGCTGGCCTCGCTAAAGGGCACCGTGGATTGCGTGACCGCGTTCTCGGAAACCGACTTCCGCCCGGACATGGCCCAGATCGATGTACCGACACTGGTGATCCATGGCGACGGCGACCAGATCGTGCCGTTTGAAACCACCGGCAAGCAGGCGGCCGCGCAGATCAAGGGCGCCGAACTGAAGGTTTATGCAGGTGCGCCACATGGGTTTGTGGTGACGCACGCGCAGGCCCTGAATGAGGATTTGCTGGCGTTTCTGAATCGTTGA
- the argE gene encoding acetylornithine deacetylase, translating to MNSVELLKALVGFDTTSRGSNLQLIEFVRDYLASFDVSCALIYNDERSKANLFATIGPVDQPGIVLSGHTDVVPVDGQPWTLPPFELTERDGKLFGRGTADMKGYIACVLALVPALVQASLHLPVHIALSYDEEVGCLGVRSLLEVLQQRPVKPLLCIIGEPTELKPVLGHKGKLAMRCDVHGHPCHSAYAPLGVNAIEYAAELIAELGRLGQQLKAPEHHDARFDPPYSTVQTGVISGGKALNIVPADCRFDFEIRALPSQDPGLVAQALKAYAEREVLPRMRAISAQSEIRFSELSAYPGLVTDAQSQAAELIAAFCGSTDFATVAFGTEGGLFDAAGIPTVVCGPGSMDQGHKPDEFVSLDQLKACDEMLQRVLTFISD from the coding sequence ATGAACAGCGTCGAGTTGCTCAAGGCGCTGGTGGGTTTCGATACCACCAGCCGTGGATCCAACTTGCAACTGATCGAATTCGTCCGCGATTACCTCGCAAGTTTCGACGTGTCCTGCGCGCTGATCTACAACGATGAGCGCAGCAAGGCCAACCTGTTCGCCACGATCGGCCCGGTGGATCAACCGGGTATCGTGCTGTCCGGGCACACCGATGTGGTGCCGGTCGATGGTCAGCCGTGGACGCTGCCGCCGTTCGAACTGACGGAACGCGACGGCAAACTGTTCGGGCGCGGTACGGCGGACATGAAAGGTTATATTGCCTGCGTGCTGGCGTTGGTGCCGGCGCTGGTGCAGGCGTCGTTGCACCTGCCGGTGCACATTGCCCTGTCTTACGACGAAGAGGTCGGCTGCCTCGGCGTGCGTTCGCTGCTCGAGGTCTTGCAGCAGCGTCCAGTCAAACCGCTGCTGTGCATCATCGGCGAACCGACCGAACTGAAACCGGTACTCGGCCACAAAGGCAAACTGGCGATGCGTTGCGATGTGCATGGCCATCCGTGCCATTCGGCTTACGCGCCACTGGGCGTCAATGCGATTGAATACGCCGCCGAACTGATCGCTGAGCTTGGTCGCCTCGGTCAGCAACTGAAAGCGCCGGAGCATCACGATGCGCGCTTCGACCCGCCCTACAGCACCGTGCAAACCGGAGTGATCAGCGGCGGCAAGGCCTTGAACATCGTGCCTGCCGATTGCCGTTTCGATTTCGAAATTCGCGCCCTGCCCTCGCAGGATCCGGGCCTCGTCGCCCAAGCACTGAAAGCCTACGCCGAACGCGAAGTGCTGCCGCGCATGCGCGCGATCAGTGCGCAAAGCGAGATCCGCTTCAGCGAATTATCAGCCTATCCGGGGTTGGTCACCGATGCGCAGAGCCAGGCCGCCGAGCTGATTGCGGCGTTCTGCGGTTCAACGGATTTCGCCACGGTGGCGTTCGGCACGGAAGGCGGACTGTTTGATGCGGCGGGTATCCCGACCGTGGTCTGCGGGCCCGGCAGCATGGATCAGGGCCACAAACCCGACGAGTTTGTCAGCCTCGATCAACTGAAGGCCTGCGACGAAATGCTCCAACGGGTGCTGACATTCATCAGCGATTGA
- a CDS encoding flavin-containing monooxygenase: MTTAIIKTDTLIVGAGQAGVAMSEHLSKLGVPHLVLERNRIAERWRTGRWDSLVANGPAWHDRFPGLEFDDVDPDGFAPKERVADYFEAYAKKFNAPIRTGVEVKSVVRNVGRPGFTVETSEGVIEASRVVAATGPFQKPVIPAIAPQDERLLQIHSADYRNPQQLPAGAVLVVGAGSSGVQIADELQRSGKQVYLSVGAHDRPPRAYRNRDFCWWLGVLGEWDQAAMKPGREHVTIAVSGAHGGRTIDFRGLAHRGMTLVGVTESFNNGVVTFKQDLVGNLTRGDENYLALLDAADAYIERNGLDLPEEPEARETYPDPECVKNPLADLDLAKAGITSIIWATGFAVDYSWLRVAAFDDKGKPVHQRGVSSEPGVYFLGLPWQSRRGSSFIWGVWHDAKHVADHIATQRKYLDYRDAEQREAALHSSSHNKAADTVDA, translated from the coding sequence ATGACCACTGCAATAATAAAAACAGACACGCTGATCGTGGGTGCTGGCCAGGCAGGCGTCGCCATGAGCGAACACCTGAGCAAACTCGGTGTGCCGCACCTCGTGCTGGAGCGCAATCGCATTGCCGAACGCTGGCGCACCGGGCGTTGGGACTCGCTGGTTGCCAACGGCCCGGCCTGGCACGACCGCTTTCCCGGCCTGGAATTCGATGACGTCGATCCCGACGGCTTCGCCCCGAAAGAGCGCGTGGCGGATTACTTCGAAGCCTATGCAAAGAAATTCAATGCGCCGATCCGCACCGGCGTTGAAGTGAAAAGCGTGGTGCGCAATGTCGGGCGCCCGGGTTTCACCGTCGAGACCTCCGAAGGCGTGATCGAAGCCAGTCGTGTGGTCGCTGCGACCGGGCCGTTTCAGAAACCGGTGATTCCGGCGATTGCCCCGCAGGACGAACGTCTGTTGCAGATCCACTCCGCTGATTACCGCAATCCGCAGCAACTGCCGGCAGGCGCAGTGCTGGTGGTCGGTGCCGGTTCTTCCGGCGTGCAGATTGCCGATGAGCTGCAACGTTCCGGCAAGCAGGTTTACCTGTCGGTCGGCGCCCACGATCGCCCACCTCGCGCCTATCGCAACCGGGATTTCTGCTGGTGGTTGGGCGTGCTTGGCGAGTGGGATCAAGCGGCGATGAAACCGGGGCGTGAGCACGTGACCATCGCGGTCAGCGGTGCCCATGGCGGGCGCACCATCGATTTCCGTGGTCTGGCCCATCGCGGCATGACCCTGGTTGGCGTCACCGAATCGTTCAATAACGGCGTGGTGACCTTCAAGCAGGACCTGGTCGGCAACCTCACTCGCGGCGACGAGAATTACCTGGCGTTGCTCGATGCCGCCGATGCCTACATCGAGCGCAACGGCCTCGATCTGCCGGAAGAACCTGAAGCGCGCGAAACCTATCCGGACCCCGAGTGCGTGAAAAATCCGCTGGCCGATCTGGATCTGGCCAAGGCCGGTATCACGTCGATCATCTGGGCCACCGGGTTCGCCGTGGATTATTCCTGGCTGCGAGTCGCGGCGTTCGACGACAAGGGCAAGCCGGTGCATCAGCGCGGTGTGTCGAGCGAACCGGGTGTGTATTTCCTCGGTCTGCCGTGGCAGTCGCGCCGGGGTTCGTCGTTTATCTGGGGCGTGTGGCACGACGCCAAGCACGTCGCCGATCACATCGCCACCCAACGCAAGTATCTGGACTATCGCGATGCCGAGCAGCGTGAAGCCGCACTGCATTCGAGCAGCCACAACAAAGCCGCCGATACCGTCGACGCTTGA
- a CDS encoding DUF1028 domain-containing protein — translation MTFSIAARCAETGQFGVGISSSSIAVGARCPWLLPGVGAVSSQNITLPSLGPEVLALMEQGLAPDDALDKVLTRNGYSQYRQITAINHLGQTAHFSGAQTLGVHNAVSGEQCVAAGNMLAGRSVIEAMVSAFEDGEGQLADRLLKALHAAQALGGEAGPVHSAAVVVVGEQTWPIVNLRVDWADEDPIGQLQKLWDAYQPQLQDYIDRALDPAKAPGYGVAGDDR, via the coding sequence ATGACCTTTTCAATCGCAGCCCGCTGCGCCGAAACCGGCCAGTTCGGTGTCGGCATCAGTTCCTCCAGCATCGCCGTCGGTGCGCGCTGCCCGTGGCTGCTGCCCGGCGTTGGTGCGGTGTCGAGCCAGAACATCACCCTGCCGTCTCTCGGCCCGGAAGTCCTCGCGCTGATGGAGCAAGGCCTGGCGCCGGACGATGCGCTGGACAAAGTCCTCACGCGCAACGGCTACAGCCAGTACCGCCAGATCACGGCGATCAACCACCTCGGCCAGACCGCACATTTCAGCGGTGCGCAAACCCTCGGCGTGCACAACGCCGTCAGCGGCGAACAGTGCGTCGCCGCCGGTAACATGCTCGCCGGGCGTTCGGTGATCGAAGCGATGGTCAGCGCCTTCGAGGACGGCGAAGGTCAACTCGCTGATCGTCTGCTCAAGGCCCTGCACGCCGCGCAAGCGCTCGGTGGCGAAGCCGGCCCGGTGCATTCGGCCGCTGTCGTGGTGGTCGGCGAACAGACCTGGCCGATCGTCAACCTGCGCGTCGACTGGGCTGATGAAGACCCGATCGGTCAGTTGCAAAAGCTCTGGGATGCGTATCAACCCCAGTTGCAGGACTACATCGATCGCGCCCTCGACCCCGCCAAAGCTCCCGGTTATGGCGTGGCCGGTGATGACCGATGA
- a CDS encoding RidA family protein: MSQPTHTRIRMFNTKDTYPNQTLDNDLCQAVRAGNTVYVRGQVGTDFDGNLVGLGDPRAQAEQAMRNVKQLLEEAGSDMSHIVKTTTYLIDPRYREAVYGEVGKWLKGVFPISTGLVVSALGQPQWLMEIDVIAVIPE, from the coding sequence ATGAGCCAGCCCACCCACACTCGCATCCGCATGTTCAACACCAAAGACACCTACCCGAACCAGACCCTGGACAATGACCTGTGCCAGGCCGTGCGTGCCGGCAACACCGTGTATGTCCGTGGTCAGGTCGGCACGGATTTCGACGGCAATCTGGTGGGTCTGGGTGATCCGCGCGCGCAGGCCGAACAGGCCATGCGCAACGTCAAGCAACTGCTCGAAGAAGCCGGCAGTGACATGAGCCACATCGTCAAAACCACCACGTACCTGATCGACCCGCGTTATCGCGAAGCGGTGTATGGCGAAGTCGGCAAGTGGCTTAAAGGCGTGTTCCCGATCTCCACTGGACTGGTGGTGTCGGCGCTGGGGCAGCCGCAGTGGCTGATGGAGATTGATGTGATTGCGGTGATTCCTGAGTAA
- a CDS encoding winged helix-turn-helix transcriptional regulator has translation MKRKSLQGNACPVARTLDLIGDWWSLLIIRDALDGIRRFNDFQKSLDIAKNMLSARLKGLVEQGILQALPAADGGAYKEYVLTERGKALQTVIVALSQWGGEFMYAPGEPGSVMVDAKNRQPIRKLTLTAADGRVLAPEDVATRLGIEH, from the coding sequence GTGAAACGCAAAAGCTTGCAGGGCAATGCTTGCCCGGTGGCCCGGACACTGGACCTGATCGGCGACTGGTGGTCGTTGCTGATCATTCGTGACGCGCTGGACGGAATTCGGCGTTTCAATGATTTTCAGAAGAGCCTGGATATCGCGAAGAACATGCTCAGCGCGCGCCTCAAAGGCCTGGTGGAGCAGGGGATCCTGCAAGCGCTGCCTGCGGCCGATGGCGGCGCCTATAAGGAATACGTGCTGACTGAGCGCGGCAAAGCCTTGCAGACGGTGATCGTCGCGCTGTCGCAGTGGGGCGGTGAATTCATGTATGCGCCGGGTGAGCCGGGTTCGGTGATGGTCGATGCAAAGAATCGTCAGCCGATTCGCAAGCTGACCCTAACGGCGGCCGATGGCCGCGTGCTGGCCCCCGAGGACGTCGCCACACGACTGGGTATTGAACACTGA